In the genome of Raphanus sativus cultivar WK10039 chromosome 4, ASM80110v3, whole genome shotgun sequence, one region contains:
- the LOC108852707 gene encoding protein RADIALIS-like 2, with product MASNSMSAYGSGSWTVKQSEAFESALATYDQDSPDRWYNVARAVGGTTPEEAKRQYELLVRDIESIENGHVAFPNYKTNGGSTKGRLRDEEKRMRSMKLQ from the exons ATGGCATCAAACTCAATGTCCGCTTATGGATCTGGTTCATGGACTGTTAAGCAGAGCGAAGCCTTTGAGAGTGCTCTAGCAACCTATGACCAGGACTCTCCTGACCGTTGGTACAATGTCGCTAGAGCTGTTGGTGGGACAACACCTGAAGAAGCTAAGAGACAATACGAGCTTCTCGTACGTGACATAGAAAGCATTGAGAATGGGCACGTGGCATTCCCTAACTACAAGACTAATGGAGGCAGCACTAAGGGTAGGCTGCGTGATGAGGAAAAAAG GATGAGAAGCATGAAGCTGCAGTGA